In the genome of Lathyrus oleraceus cultivar Zhongwan6 chromosome 4, CAAS_Psat_ZW6_1.0, whole genome shotgun sequence, the window GAGTAAAACAAATAATAATAGGCTTAAGGCGGactaaacaaacaaaaataaataaataaaacaaaaggCATCAAATAATAAGGGGGTGACGAGAAGAAAATGCCCAATCCAATTGACTTTATTATATACAATGACATGAGATAATGCATCCTTATGGTAAAACATAACAAAAAAACTGGTGTATGAAGCCATGGTCTAGGGACCTCTCATCTTATCAtcagatgatgttcaaatatccttAAGCAAATGATGTGAAAGGTGGGGACAAATTTATGATATGACTCCCAAAATACCAAATTCTTTTATCAATGGCACATAAACGCGCAGATAAGAAAAATGGTCTCGCAACATTGCAAACTAGACAAATCTCCGAAGTGAGGTGGAAGAAAAGTGGGGCAAATATGCAAAAAAATTACGGGATCGAATTTACAATCACCGACCGAGCAACAAGAGAGGTTTGATATTCTTTCTCGTCAAGAAAAATTATTCCGACAAGGTATGTACATCATCCCACTGTTGAAACATTAGGAATAACCAATGATGTTGATTGGATGCTAAATCAACTAGGACTGGATTGGCCAGAGTTACCTTAGAGTTTTTTAACACTCTAGAGGTAAACATAATGAATTGTAGACAACCAGAGTGGAATGATAGCTTTTAGAATGTCTTAACATTGACTATCAATTGAGCATGTTGTGATTTTCTGAGAGTTATAAAATGTCAACCGAGGGTGATAGTATTATCCCCGTGGTTTTGAAGTGAATTTGTTTTGACTTAAATTAACTAGTGAAGGATACTAATTTGCTATGGGCAAAAGCTCTTTCATTCAAAGTCTATGATTTAAATATATTTAAAAGGTGTTAGTACACATCATCGTTGGAGAGTTGATTTCTCTACCCAACCCATGAAAAACAGTTGTTCACAACCCCAACAATTGGGGAGTTGATTTCTCTACCCAACCCATAAAAATCAGTTGTTCAAAAACCCCAACAATTGGCATTACAACTATCGTACCTCGGATCTGGTTAGCATGCCTCAAGAAGATGATGAACATATACCAATACCTTCCACCGATTTGCTTCTCTTTCCTACCCAAAGATTTGATGAGCATTAAGAGATCAATTTGACTCACAAGTGTGGGTAAAGGTTGAGCAAATGTGACAAGGTCGAATGTTGAACCAAATGAACGAGATGATATATACAATGTTCAACTAACATGTCTTGTAGGAGCATTTCCCTCCTCAACCATGATTGTGAGTCTTTCTTCTCCTACCTTTTGCATGTCTTGTTGGGGAATTTCCCTCCTCAACAATGATTTTGTTAAATTTTCATGttatttattattattgcttAGGCGTGTCCTATTTAGATGTGAATAAGAATGTTAAATTCCTCTATTTTTTAAATCATGCTAAATTTTGTTAAATACAAATTGATTATGTGCATTCGTTTAGTAAAAACGTGCTAAATTTTGTTAAATAAGTAACGAATTTTGATTATGTGCATTCTTATAGTAAAAACGAGATTTTCATGGGAAAGTAAAGTCTAAGATTAGACACACAAAAAATGTTCAATGTCTTTATCTTTATGCCGCGGCATTTTAATTCTTCTTACACTCAAATTTCCCTCCACCCAAAACCATTATACTTCATCTTAATTCTTCATGACCTTTCTAATGGCTCCAAAACATCATCGAAAGGGTGAACCCCATCATCAAATGTTCACAACCCACCGGCAACCAAAAATTCAAATATCCCAAAACAGCTCAAGATGTGAGGAAATCAAAGATCAATGCTTTTAATACCAAGAGAAGCTTCGATACAGAGGCTCTAAAAGATCACCATAATATACTCCACAAACTTTACAATATAATAAAGTAACAAACATTTTATGAAATACTTTAAATGTCAGTGAACCAAACCATTGGGGGGTAGAGTTCTATGTAAACGTCCATCGATCGATCACTTATTCTCACACCTTTTTGTGAGGGGAAATTTTTTGTTATAGCTCCTTCTTGGCCGAGGCGAACAAGATGAGTGTGTGGTGCAGAGATGAGAGCACCGTCTAAGAAATATTagtaataaaataaaattataaaattaaataaaaaaaaaacattttcaTTTAATCGATAACTAAAATTTCATACCGTCCTTGAGTATAGTAATACTAGTCCATTCTACTTCCTAACCAATTGttaatttgaaaattcaaaataTTCCAAAACTTCAACAAGAAATATGAACAAAACTAGGTCATATTGCTTATGAATATTCCAAACGAAACTCTCATAATCAGTATTCAACTATTACTGTTACAGATTACTCACCACAGAGCAATGAAATCAGATCTACAATTTCAAAGGTAGAGACAATAATATGATTGTACGATTAGCCAGCATTAAAGTTCTGTAGCAATAGAAGAATAAAAGAAACGAATAACCAAAATTCATCAAATTAATCAGTAGATTGAATTTCAAAACGAAATTTAACTTACAGTAGCAAAGCAGAAAACCATGGTTAATACTAAAACTCATGTGCTTTTACACTATATCTATCAACATTAAATCTCCCACTACAAGAAACCCTAATTGCTTTAAAATATAGAAATTCCCAATTTTCTAACCGCCGAATCCGTAAAGAGTCCTTCCCTGTCTCTTGAGAGCGTAAACAACGTCCATGGAAGTAACAGTTTTACGGCGAGCATGCTCCGTATAGGTCACAGCATCGCGAATCACATTCTCAAGAAAGATCTTGAGAACACCGCGAGTTTCTTCATAAATTAGACCGCTGATTCGTTTCACGCCACCGCGTCTTGCGAGACGACGAATAGCAGGCTTTGTTATTCCCTGAATGTTATCTCTGAGAACCTTACGGTGTCGTTTGGCTCCTCCCTTTCCAAGACCCTTTCCTCCCTTGCCTCTTCCTGACATGGCTATGAAATTTTGTGACTGAACTTTGGATGAAACTGAATATGCAGGCAACTGATTTTCTGTTAGATAATGGAGAACTCTTGTTTATATAGGATAGAGCTATGTAACTGAAACCGTTAGATTGTTAGCTATCCGTGTGAGCAGGGAACTCACAACATTGAGCGTTGGATTTAAATATGCTTCATTTTGATTGGTTGAAATATTCAAGGAGGATAGCTTGGTTTTAAATTTTGGAGTTCACGTGACTTTTAACAAGAGTACTACTACGGTGTTAATTACTCTTACCAAAATAATTTTAAAAGTTTTTAAAATAAGAATTAACACATGGATTTAATTgaaatttaaaatatatattaaaacttaaagacaaaaaaaatttaatttatatGGTCTCGTCTTAATTGTCTCTTGTTTTCTAATTTAATCTAGTATTTTCTAAGAGATATATCAattttttaattcattaaaaaattaatatatcacagttatatataaattaatatatcataattatatataaattagatatattaaatatttaataaatttaaaaattaaattacTTTTATAGATTATAGGTAATAGTaacatgaaaaagaaaaaaaatgtgAAAGAGGATTAAATTATTAAAGTTAAATTCAATTATCAATATTATAGAGAGAGATGGACGTGCCCTTGATATCTTTCCAActcaaacaaataaaatgaatGCTAATGAATGTATTTAGGAACATTGTTTAGacttaaaaaaataaattatttcGAAAATGTGTGTATATATtagaaattaaaataattattttttaaaaaatatatatttaaaatttataataaaataaaattgttCATAAAACATTCGTTAACATGACCTATAAAAATATATCAAAAAGGGATTTTATTATTTCGTTTTATTTGGatgatttaaaaatattaataacaaATTTTGGACCACCTATATTTCTATATCAATATAGTCCTTTGAGCTCAACATAATAGATAATGTTTTGCTAGTGAAATGAAGTATAAGAGATTTTTGGGTACTGATATGTACAACTTTTTAAATTGAGgtttttaaaatataaatatattgaCAATTAGTTTTTATGATTGTCTTAAGTTGAACTATAAACCAAAATGATACAATGTTTTTCTTTGACCCGTTCAACTATGTTAATATGTAAATAATGTTTTATTTTATGTATAATTAAATTGAACTTTTCTAAGGTTTTCTTATTTTAAACTCAAAATTTTGAGACCTAAATTCTTGTTTAGGTCGCCTTACCCTTTGGTTGGTCATATATAGGTAAAAAGTGAATTCATTTAACCTAAAAGAACAATGAGGTATATATAGATGGGAGTTCAATATAGAGTTTATTTATGATGCCTACAAACTTGGTCACATATCCTCTATATTTGACTCAATAGTAGAGCGAATGGGAGGTGTAGTCATCTTATATGACTTTGGGTATTTATGTTATTGCTCATAGAATTATGTTATACTTATTCAAAACATGATTTTACATCTTATCCCTACGAGATACGACATAGTAGAAGATGAGGCGAGCATGACAACATGATCTCACACCTCCTTATTTGAGTATGACCATATAACATCTAAGATTTACAATGGTTGAACATCATATGTGAAGATaacattcacatttatttggTGCTTCAACTTTTTTACTTCGTGTGTTCATTCCCTCTTGTTCGATACTTGGAGAGACTTCATAGATCATTTCAACAGTGTCTCATATTTCTCTCGCGGAATTACAATTAAGGACATTAAAAATTTGATTTTACTTAACGGCAATAACTAAAAAATATTTAGTTTTGAAATCATGTGATTGTCAGCTTATCCAGGTTGAGCGATGTTGCTCGAGGGATGTTGTTTACTAACAACCTCGTTTGGATCCCAACTCTGATGGAATTACTGCACTTACCGAGTAAAGTGTATTTGCGCCTGAACCTCTTCTCCCTATGCAATGCACCCGAGTCGATTCTCTTAGATATGAATGGACTAAGCAATAAAGGAAACACTAGATCTGAGGTATAATACACAAATGGGGTGAGGAAGGGAGACTCAGAGGCCCTAGTAGGTATATTACACGAATGGGTGAGGGTTATCTCATGGTGGCGAGTAGCTATGTACAATGGTTTTTTTGGTTGTTTAAGGGACCAACTCATGTGATGTGCGAGACCCTGTTGGTGGCTAGCACTGCTACATTGCAGATGGGTGGTTAAATTGTCGGTGTTAGGGTTACTAGGAGTGAAATGCTCTTTGAGTAGTACTGGGTGGTATTATATTAATCTGGCTTGATCCCCCGTCCCTTTGAGGAATGTCGTATTTATAGAGATTCCTGATTTCTAAGCCTTTCTTGGAAAAGGTCACCGCTCACCCAGCCTAAAAGGTGGATTGTTGAATTCTTATTTCCAAGGGATATGTGGTCCAATAACTATCTTGACTTTCCCATTATCCAAGACATGTTTTATCCAACATTTATGTTGGTTGTGAATATGGAAGTAGAAAAACGGTCTAGAGGACCCAATTTAAAATTCAACTGTTGTTTTCAAAATCAAAGTGTTTTTCAAAAATAATTGTGAGCGGAAGGTTTGATGCGAAAATGCGAAAACTATGTTGTTTGAATTTTGATCAAGTTAATACATATCGTTTCACAAACACCAAAGATGAATATGATGAAACATTTGGTATAAGATTGATTCAATTGTGTAATTTACAAGAAGTGTTTACACAATGATTCAATGAATGGAATTCTAATGTCAATTTGTTTCTTAGAAAATTAATCACCAATCTAGCTTAACAAGTTATCCAATTCCAATAAAACCTAATATTTACGTAATAAATCACTATCAACGAAAGAATGATAAACTACCAAGGAATTGAAATACCTAAGCATGAAAATACTACGAAATTAAATGCAAGAGTAAGAGAGAGGGATAACACCGAGATTTATAGTGCTTCGGTGTTTGTTCTCGCTTTGCCTATGTGCACTtttcaatggtttcccattggaACCTGCATAGTTTCGTGTTATTTGACAAATATTTGCAAGAGTTCATGCAATCATCAATCTATAATACATATGAGAAAATTAAAATCTCTTATTTGGATCTTGACTTATATATAGCACACTGCAAAACTCTTCAACTTAATTTTTACTTAAATTACATTTCTTGAATCTTCCAATATCATTAATCTGCTCCAAGCCTTCGTGTGTAGCTATCAACACTCTGATCTTATTAATTCTTTGAGCGATGAGTTGTATTAATATTTGAGAAGAATTCCTCCTTATCTGTAGCCTTCCATGCAATCACTACTAAAGAAATTATGGAGAGAAGAACCTACTTATTTTCAATGGAATTTGTCACCACCATTGACAATCACCTCAATCATGCAAGCAACCTGAAAAACACAACCCGATCTCAAATAACGATTAGTTTCAAGGACGCGCCTCCTTCAATCAATTACAAATATCTTGTTACAAAGATCTGAATCAAAATGAAGTTAAAGATGCAAGAATTGTGTTGCAAGACTTTGAACACTCAAAAAGAGGAAATTGGTTTTTCACTAAATCACACTGAAAATTATGATCACAATGATAAGATGTTATGTGAAAAGTGATGACAAAAATGTTATACATGTGCTTGAGATTAAGAACTGAAAATGGTTGAAAAAGTCAGTTAGATACGAATCAATGGTAGTCTATAATTTGAATCAAATGAACAAGTGAAGTGGAACAAAAGAAATAACATAATTTTGAAAATATGTCAGTTGATTTGAATCATGAGGAAAGTGTGATTTGAATCAAGGAGcttgtgattcgaatcatgtaCAAAAAATGATTCAAATCAAATGGAACTGCCCTTCACTGAATAATGTTGAAAAGGTGTGTGAATCAAATCATGTTTAaaatttgattcgaatcaaaccAAGCAGAAGTGACATCAGGAaattgattcgaatcatgtgtaaAAAATGATTCATATCAAATGATCCAAGTTTTCCCATGTCCAATTTAATTTGAATCATGGAGTGTGTTGAATTTACATGATTTGAGTCATACACATAAAATCTCACATTTTC includes:
- the LOC127138565 gene encoding histone H4 — its product is MSGRGKGGKGLGKGGAKRHRKVLRDNIQGITKPAIRRLARRGGVKRISGLIYEETRGVLKIFLENVIRDAVTYTEHARRKTVTSMDVVYALKRQGRTLYGFGG